CACAGAGGTGATGCCCGGTGCGTCAGTGAGGCCCCAGAGATAGGTGTGCCAGGCAAGGTCATCAAAGCTTGCGTTAACACGAGCCAGAGTGGCTTCCAGTGACTGGTCCAGGCTGGTCACGCCCATTCCCAATTCAGCGCCCATCATCTGCGAGAGATATTCGCGCTTTGGCGGATCGAGCCCGGTAATATCAGCCACGAAGGCCACCACGCCGCCCAGTTGCTCGCTTTTTACAAAATGGGTACCGCAGCGTTCTACAAACTCATCCAGGTTATCAGGGTGCGCAGGATTTACCGGATCGCAGATGGACTTCTCATCCCAGGGATCTTTCGGATCATTTGGATCTGCGGTCCAGTAGGGCTGGGCGCTGCGATCGACGGTGCGAATTACACCGACGATTACCGCGGCAGAGAAGTCTTCATCTTCCCCCTGAAGTTTAAACAGCTGCTCTCGGATCTCATCGACCACCGTCTGGTGCGCGTCGAGACGATGATTAAACAGACCATTCAAGCGGGCTTCAATTTCGGAGGCGCTGGAGGCGATGGTGCCCGTCGTCTCCGTTCCTTTATTCGCATCGATGGTGAGCCCTCGGTGGGGCAGGCAGAGCATCTTGCCCTGGCCACTGAACGCATCGACGGAGGGGATGATCCCGTAGCCCACTGCGTCGTAAGGTGGGTCTGGATGAAGCGCGTTTTGCGACTGAGCCACCGTTGCGGGCTCGCCGCCGTCGCTCGGCTCTATGCAGGCGTTCAACACCACCGCTGAAGCTGCCAATGTGAGGAAGGAAGGAAGGAAGGAAGGAAGGAAGGAAGGAAGGACGCTTCCCTGCATACCTGAAGGTCATGACATCTCCATCAACCACATCATCATTGTTGCCCAAGGGCAAAAGCCCTTGCACATGCTCGCCCAATGCGAATTATTGCGTTTGCGCGAACAGTATCACACGAACGTGTCACTCACAAAGCGTTGCCTTAATAAACCTACCTCTTGCGAATGAAGGTCGCGCATCACGTTCCCGGCCCGCGAAGGCCGACCGCGCCCCGTGCACCCTTCTGGACCTTCGACACACGCCCCTTTCCTCCGCTGAAAAAATCAAGCCCCCCGCCCCCGCGGTTGACGCGCACGGGCTCTTCTTCTAGGGTTCGCCCTCTTAAGCGCGGGGCGCGCTTGCGCGCGCCGCACCAGACCGCCAACCCCTTGATAACGCTCCTCTTTTCACCGCGAGACATCGACCCATTGAGGTGCCGCGGGATGTGGAAGTAGATATGACGAGCACGCTCAATCCGACGCAGGCCGACCCGAACGCGCATAATGGCGAGGTCAATACGATGCCCAACGTGGGGCAGCGCCCCGGCAAGCGGGTGTTTATTGAGACCTACGGCTGCCAGATGAACCTGGCCGACAGCGAACTGATGGGCGGGGTGCTCAGCACCCGGGGGTATACCGCGGCGCCCAACCACGATGAGGCCGATGTGATCCTCATCAACACCTGCGCGGTGCGCGAGCGGGCCGAGGAGCGCGTCTTCGGACGTCTTTCTCATCTTCTGCGCTACAAGAATGAGCGCCCCGAGGTGATCCTGGGTGTGACCGGATGCATGGCCGAGCGCCTGCGCGAGGTCATCACCGAGCGCGCGCCCTATGTGGATCTGGTCATCGGCCCCGACGCCTACCGCCGCCTTCCGGAGCTTTTGGAGCAATGCCAGGAGGTCGACGCCGACCCGGTGATCGATGTGAAGCTCGACCGCGCCGAGACCTACACCGGGCTGACCCCGGAGCGCCGCCCGGGCATCAGTGGCTGGGTCACCGTGCAGCGCGGCTGCGACAAATTCTGCACCTTCTGCATCGTGCCCTTCGTACGCGGTCGTGAGCGTGGCGTCTCCCCCGAGGAGATTCTGACGCAATGCCGCGATATGGCCGCCCGCGGCTACAAAGAGGTCACGCTGCTGGGGCAGACGGTCAACTCGTACAAGCACGAAGACACCGACTTTGCCGACCTGCTCGAAGAGGTCGTGAAGGTCGAGGGCATTGAGCGCGTGCGCTTCACCTCGCCATACCCCACCGACTTTACGCCCAAGCTCATCGCGACGATGGCCAAGCACGATAAGATCTGCAACTACCTGCACCTGCCGCTGCAATCGGGCTCAGATCGCACGCTCGAAGAGATGAAGCGCCTCTACACCAGCGCGGAATTCTTCAAGCTCGTCGACGATATCCGCGCGGCCATTCCCGACATCGCCATGTCGACCGACATCATCGTGGGCTTCCCCGGTGAGACCGACGAAGATTACGAAGAGACGGTAGCCGCGCTGGAGCGCATCCGCTTCGACTTCGCCTACCTCTTCAAGTACTCCGAGCGCGACGGGACCTACGCCTCACGCAAGCTCCCGGACACGCTCGATGAGAAGACCAAAGGTCGCCGCCTGGCCGCGCTCATTGAGCGTCAGGAGGCCATCAGCGCCGAGATCTTCCAGAATCGCATCGGCACGACCGTGCGGGTGATGGTCGAGGGCGAGAGCCGCCGGGATGCGGCGGACCTCTGCGGGCGAAGCGATGATTTTAAGATGACGGTCTTCCCCAAACCCGAAGGTCGCGAATTGAAGCCCGGCGACTTTGTGAACGTGCGCATCACCGATGCCACCAGCCACACCCTCCTTGGCGAGATCGTCGAGGGATAAATCGGGTCGGCGCGAATAAACCCTTTTTTCGGGTGTTTCTTGCACCCGCTTACCCCGGCCCACCTCCACGCACGAGGTGGGTCTTTCACTCAGCGGCATTTTGAAGCCGCCTCGCTGCGAGAAGAAACGGAGAACCTTTACGATGTCCCAGAATTTCATCTTCACCTCGGAGTCCGTTTCCGAGGGGCACCCCGACAAAATCGCCGATCAGATCTCCGACAGCGTTCTCGACGCCATCCTGGCGCAGGACCCCAAGAGCCGCGTGGCCTGTGAGACGGTGGTCAACACCGGTCTTGTGCTGCTCGTCGGTGAGATCTCGACCCGGGCGACGGTCGACTATACGAAGATCGCGCGCAACACCATCGAGCGCATCGGCTACAAAGAGGCCCGTTACGGCTTCGATCATAAGAGCTGCTCGGTGATGGTGGCGCTTGATGAGCAGAGCCCGGATATCGCCCAGGGCGTCGACGCCGAGCATGGCGTGGTCAGTGAGCAGGGCGCCGGCGATCAGGGCATCATGTTTGGCTATGCCTGCGATGAGACCGACCAGCTCATGCCGATGCCGATCATGTACTCCCACCAGCTCGTCGAGCATCTGGCGCACGTGCGCAAGTTCGGTGGCATGGATTGCTTCGGCCCGGACTCCAAGAGCCAGGTCTCGGTGCGTTACGAAGAAGGCCGCCCGGTGGCGATTGACGCGGTCGTCGTGTCGACGCAGCACACCGAGGACATGACCATCGAGCAGGTCCGTGAAGCCGTCATGGAGACGGTCATCAAAAAAGTTCTCCCGGCGCATCTTCTCAGCCCGGAGACGAAGTTCCACATCAACCCCACCGGCAAGTTCGTGATCGGTGGCCCGGTGGGCGACGCCGGCCTGACCGGTCGCAAGATCATCGTCGACACCTACGGGGGCATGGGCCGCCACGGCGGCGGCGCGTTCAGCGGCAAAGATCCCAGCAAGGTGGACCGCTCGGCGGCCTACATGGCGCGCTACGTGGCCAAGAACCTCGTGGCTGCAGGCTTCGCCGAGCGCCTTGAGGTGCAGCTCTCCTAC
The nucleotide sequence above comes from Lujinxingia sediminis. Encoded proteins:
- the metK gene encoding methionine adenosyltransferase, producing the protein MSQNFIFTSESVSEGHPDKIADQISDSVLDAILAQDPKSRVACETVVNTGLVLLVGEISTRATVDYTKIARNTIERIGYKEARYGFDHKSCSVMVALDEQSPDIAQGVDAEHGVVSEQGAGDQGIMFGYACDETDQLMPMPIMYSHQLVEHLAHVRKFGGMDCFGPDSKSQVSVRYEEGRPVAIDAVVVSTQHTEDMTIEQVREAVMETVIKKVLPAHLLSPETKFHINPTGKFVIGGPVGDAGLTGRKIIVDTYGGMGRHGGGAFSGKDPSKVDRSAAYMARYVAKNLVAAGFAERLEVQLSYAIGVAEPVSIMVNTFGTGKIDEEKIEALIPQFFDLKPAGIIESLDLLKPVYSETAAYGHFGRPQFTWERTDKAEALRNAL
- the miaB gene encoding tRNA (N6-isopentenyl adenosine(37)-C2)-methylthiotransferase MiaB; translated protein: MTSTLNPTQADPNAHNGEVNTMPNVGQRPGKRVFIETYGCQMNLADSELMGGVLSTRGYTAAPNHDEADVILINTCAVRERAEERVFGRLSHLLRYKNERPEVILGVTGCMAERLREVITERAPYVDLVIGPDAYRRLPELLEQCQEVDADPVIDVKLDRAETYTGLTPERRPGISGWVTVQRGCDKFCTFCIVPFVRGRERGVSPEEILTQCRDMAARGYKEVTLLGQTVNSYKHEDTDFADLLEEVVKVEGIERVRFTSPYPTDFTPKLIATMAKHDKICNYLHLPLQSGSDRTLEEMKRLYTSAEFFKLVDDIRAAIPDIAMSTDIIVGFPGETDEDYEETVAALERIRFDFAYLFKYSERDGTYASRKLPDTLDEKTKGRRLAALIERQEAISAEIFQNRIGTTVRVMVEGESRRDAADLCGRSDDFKMTVFPKPEGRELKPGDFVNVRITDATSHTLLGEIVEG